GTGGGATTTTTTTCCCTACCCTAATAAGCCCGagggagaccagggcgtatttcagtccttatctcaactgcataagacaaacactcccagagcggccatttatagacctccctcCAGAAATGCAGTTCTTTTCCTAGGgtcttaatatttaatattccttgctaggagaagaatttagcaatatctctcctacttgcacatccgtttataggctctctgcaagaagaaaaatatgtctcTATTCTGCCCAACCCCACaagcagtcagaccttatggttgccttcccttgttccctgaaaattgctgttgttctgttctttttcaaggtgcactgatttcatgtTGTTAAAACACCCATGTTTTACaatcagatttcatattgttcaaatatacacattttacaatcaatttgtacagttaatgcaatcatcacagggtcctgaggtgacgtacatcctcagcttacgaagataacaggattaagagattaaagtaagacaggtgtaataaattataagagtattactagggaagtgataaatgtccatgaaatcttcacaatttatgttcctctgctgtggctccagccggtccctccgtttggggtccctgacttccctcaACACACCCCATGGCAGCAGAGCTGAGCAAGGGTCTCTCTAAAGACAACCTGTCTAAGTAGGAAGTACACTCTTGTACTCTACTGCGTTGCTATCAGCGTGCGCCGTTCCTCCTGCTTTCAGCATAGCAACAAGCAGGACATTGGCAAAGAACCATTGGTGGCCCAACTATGAATTGTTCCCAAACTTCCTGCAGGGAACATGATTCTCTTGTACAACTCAATATTAGCTACAGAACGAGCCACTGAGCTCAGAACATCTTTGCTAACTAGTCCAGTAAGCCAGATTTACAATTTAGCTTTGGACTACTACCTTTTCAGATAATTGACTTTAAGGATTTCCCCTTTTTatgatatttgtttgtttgtttttgagacagagtctcactctgttgtccaggctggagtgcagtggctcagtcttggctcactgcaacctccaccacccaggttcaggcagttctcccgcctcagcctcccgagtagctgggattacgggcgcccaccaccacgcccagctaatttttagatttttagtagagacggggtttcacccttttggccaggatggtcttgaactcctgacctcaagtgatccacccacctcagcctcccagagtgctgggattataggcgtgagccaccatgcccagcttatgatttttaaaaaaatacacatgtggctgggcacagtggttcacgcctgtaattccaacagtttaggaggccgaggcaggcagatcacctgaggtcaggagttcgagatcagtctggccaacgtggtgaaactccatctctactaaaaatacaaaaattggccaggcacggtggctcaagcctgtaatcccagcactttgggaggccgagatgggtggatcacgaggtcaggagatcaagaccatcctagctaacatggtgaaaccccgtctctactaaaaaaatacaaaacactagctgggcgcggtggcgggcgtctgtagtcccagctactccggaggctgaggcaggagaatggtgtaaacccggagggcggagcttgcagcgagctgagatccggccactgcactccagcctgggcgacagagcgagactccatctcaaaaaaaataaaataggccgggcgcagtggctcaagcctgtaatcccagcactttgggaggccgagacaggcggatcacgaggtcaggagatcgagaccatcctggctaacacggtgaaaccccgtctctactaaaaaaatacaaaaaactagccgggcgaggtggcgggcgcctgtagtcccagctactccggaggctgaggcaggagaatggcgtgaacccgggagggggagcttgcagtgagctgagatccggccactgcactccagttcgggcgacagagcaagactccgtctcaaaaataaaaataaaaataaaaataaaataaaataaaataaaaatacaaaaattagctgggcgtggtaattccagctactactgaggaggccaaggtgggggaatcgcttgaacttcggaggcagaggttgcagtgagccaaaatcatcccactgcactccagcctgggcaacagagcaagactccatctcaaaaacaaaacaaaaacaaaaataaaaaacacatgtaAATAATTCACAATACAGAACAGTATGAAGCAGAAGCCAGGATTCCTATCTCTCCAAGTGTATATCTTTCTAGTGTTGTGTTtcatttcaaactttaaaaatcattttgtgtGCTATTTTAATTAATTGCTGTGTCTGTGATGGTGGGTCAGTATGTCTTAATTCTGAATGTGTTCCCTGCACCTCCtaaaagatcttttttttctccccaaagtcATAACAGAATGGTATATTCCTCTGGAAAAAGATGAACGTCACCAATGGATTGTGCTGCTCTCGTTTCAGCTTTGAATTTTTTGTCCTTGAGAACCTTGTCCTCCCTGCTGATTTGtttctaaatcaaaagaaatgaagaaaaaagtactGTGACCTAAGAGACACCCTCCTCTAGGATTTAGTGGCAAGTCTGGGCTGGCAGAGGTAGAGGGTTGCTTTGGGGTTTGCACCTGCACTTTGGTGACATCGTTCTTCTGTGTTCCCTTTATTTATGCTGGTGGCTTCCATCCATTCCTCCGCTGAGTGTGAGTGGAGGGCCATGTGGAAACATGGCTATGACCAAAGGGATATCCCAGTCTGGGCAGGTTGCGCTGCTGACCACCCTCCCTGGGGCCCAGGCTCTGTAGGAAAGCTGGCCCTTGACTGTGGCATTGCACTCTGCACTGTTTCTCTCTGCAGACCTAGGGGAAAACTGCAGGTAGAAGTGCTTTTCTACTAAGGCTTCTTTGGGGGGGGGATGTGCCCTACAGAAGACATAGAAGATGGGGAAATACCGATGGGCAAAGAGCTACTTTGAATACATAATTCTCTTCAAAGACTTCAGCAGCAAACCAAAAcagcaggttaaaaaaaaaatgcttttctggGTGCAAGTCTAACCTGTCTAGCGTGAGATCTTCttgattttctgattattttatgtAACTTGAAACAAAGTGAATCAGCTTCCACTTGGTTGTGCCGAGCATAAAACAGAACTTGGGCTTCCTGGCAGTGAGGCCACTGTCCcatcacagatttttaaaataaatatgatttgaaATAGTGTGATCTTTCACACAATCATACTCAGTAGGAACTTTTTGAAATAGGGCAAGTTCATGTTTCATGCGAGAAAACATGAAGGAGGGTTTTGGTTTTGGTCTGCAGTTTTTCCAAAGGGCTTTTATGAGATACATTTCCCACAAAGTCCATTTGGCCTTTGTTGCCTAcaacagacaaaatagacttagATTTATTAATAGAAACTAACCATACTCTCTGCCCATTTTTACCTCATTGTATTTAGTGGTCCTTTAATCTGATATAAGATGCCAAGGgtatttgataaaaattattcttCCATGCCGTGTCAGGAGTTAATGCAAATGAAGAGATTCCATGCGTTCCCCTGGGATAAGTGAGGTTAGTGTCTTAGACCACACTATTGTTTGAAGGTTTATCTCTTCCAGTCATGCTCTTCCACATTGTAGACAGCCTAAAGAGAGTTGTTTTTGAGCTGATCTCAGGGAAGTACAAATAACTTGGGAGATGAGGGACAAAAGATGATTCTGTGTAAGTCTGAAGAAAGGACCATGCTGCTTATATTATCTTCCACCTTGCTTAAAACAGCCCATAGCTTTGAGTTGATATTTTCATTCTTGGCAGGTAGCCTACTTTATGGAGGTAAGGAATGAAGACCTACCCTTGGGTCATTCTCTGTACTGATGCAGCAGTCTTCTAATACTTTGCACCAACCTGAGGAATCTTCTTTTAGGCTCCTCTAGCATCCCCTAAGACTGTGGCTATTGcacttctctctccctgcctgcctcccttaTCCCTGCCTTTCCCCTCCTCATGTTTTCTGATCGTACCCATCTATACCAGCTCCTCTCCTTCCACCTTCGTATGCACCtggatttttctgtttccaaCTGTCCTATTTGTTATTCATCCTGCTACTCAACTTCTCTAGCATGTTGCTTACCTTAAGTTGCCATTCATTCTCTTCATGACTTTTACCAACTCATTTCGGTCTCTGTCAACTATGCTTTGCTGAAGGTTACCAGTTATCAGATTACCAAATCCATGGCTTTTTCTCAAAGCTTAGTCTTGTCCTTGATAGAACTGGACACTATTGACCATTAAAATGGAAATTCCCCTTTCTTGATGTCTCTGACAAATGGTCCTTTGCCTTATCTTGTGCTGGTGGGGAAGAGGCCCTCAAAGCCAGGCCTTTCTATTCCTTTGACTGTCTCCTCAGCCATTCACATCCATTCTTCATCCTTGGAGTGAGTGATTCCCAAGTCTTTGTCTTGGCTTAGTACCTAAAGAACCCAGTGCTGCTGGGATTGAAGAGTTCAGCTTGGTTGTCACAGAAAGGAGTTTCTCTCTTCTGCCCATCAGCCTGCCCCTTCCAACTGTCCAGGTCAGTCTTCAGTCACCTGAATTCCTAACTGCAGACTTTtgccctttttctctctcatcacCAAAGTCCTAtccgttttttaaaaaataaaagatctaggccgggcgcggtggctcaagcctgtaatcccagcactttgggaggccgagacgggcggatcacgaggtcaggagatcgagactatcctggctaacacagtgaaaccccgtctctactaaaaatacaaaaaaaaaactagccgggcaaggtggcgggcgcctgtagtcccagctactcggaggctgaggcaggagaatggcgtaaacccgggaggcggagcttgcagtgagctgagatccggccactgcactccagtccgggcgacagagcgagactccgcctcaaaaaaaaaaaaaaaattaaattaaaaaaaaataaataaataaaagatcctTAGCTACAGTCTTTTCGTTTTCCTTGCTTCTCTTGTTGCCCGCCTCCAGCCCATTTTACTTctcttgcattttgttttttcagatccACATTTACTGGGTTTCCTGTGCAGCTTCTTGGAAAGAAGTTCAATCTTGGAAAGACTgatctttccaaaatatttacCCTGGTCTGAAGCTTTGGTCTGAACTTCTCGAGGCTTAGAGAACCCAGTTACAGACCTTTTGGGGTTCAAGATGCTACAGATTGACACCCTCCTGCCTGTCTTTCTCTCATCCCAACCTGGCCAAGGTCCCTCCTGTGGGGTACCCATCTGTGCCTTTATTCTGGCTGTTCCCTCCACTTTCTGGCTTCCCATGGTTCTTTGGTTaggtttctcttccttttctttctcctgccttcccCAATCTGCCTGTTTCTTCAGGGCCCAGCTTGTTTCCTCGTACACCTTCTTCACTACCCCACCCCAAATTGTCGACTCCTTCCCTCAGCCGCACTAGCTCTTCATCATGCCACTCCTTTCAGAACTTCAACAAACCAGGGCAGTCAGGAACTGAAGTCTGTCTGGTCTCCCCAAGCAAACTAAGCTCTTGAGGGACAGCCCTTGGCAATGCTTTCCCGTCCGCTGAGCATGGTGACCTTCCTTAGGACTTCCAGAGTTCAGTTCCTTCTGGCAgatatgttttctttctccatgCCATATGGATGTGACTCAAATGTGGGGTCCCACAGCTTTTCCTGGCTACCACTTGCTGTGACCTTATACATGTTGGGTTTTGCTCTTGTAAAGGAGAGCAGGAAGAAAGGTTGGTTTCAGAAACCAAGAGGGATGGCAGTGGACGAGTATATTTTGTCACAGAGTCCACAGAGCTGAGCTTTTGAGCAGACTCTGAGAAGTATCATTGCTTGTGTTGAAAGAATACAACAGGATTTAAGTTTCTCTTTAGAAATTGCACTGAAGAAAGGCAGGGCGTGgcggctcacctctgtaatcccagcactttgggaggccgaggtgggcgaatcacgacatcaagagatcgagaccatcctggccaacatggtgaaatcccgtctctaataaaaatacaaaaattagccgggcgtggtggcgtgcacctgtagtcccagctactagggagactgaagcaggagaattgcttgaatccgggagctggaggttgcagtgagccgagatcacgccactatacttcagcctgccaatagagcgagattccatctcaaaaagaaaaaaaaagcactgaagaAAATACCACACATCAAAGGAAAACTTATTTTCTGCATGGTGTCTTTTCAAAGATAGAATATTTGAAGCATGTTTCCTGGAGATTGTGTGGATGAGGGTGAGCTGGCTGAGGCATCGTTCAAGCTGGGGGTAGGTGTATAAGAAGCACGTGCAGCCACAAGAGGCACCTCCTATAGTCAGCTAAGGGCTTCCCTTTTTGCTCCCAGCTTTTGGGTGAAGGGTGATTTCTGTTAGACAAATCTGTGCTTCAGTCATAGATGTTAATAGAGGAAGCAGTTTTCCTGCCACAGATTCCTGAATAGAGTCGCTGAAAGAGTCTACTTCCGGACTCAGGAGAAGTTGAAGGCCAGTCTGTGTAGAAAGGCTGAGGCAACGGGGAAAGACTTGACAGCTAGTTACATATGCTCTGACATAGTACCCCCGTGATGGCTTCCAGTGACACATGTGCTGATAGAATTCTAAACCTCTGGAATTTCCCTGCTGGTTAATTCTATGGCCCTTGACTGTACAGGGTAACCTGATGCCAGATGCTGTGGGCGTGATGAGAACTAGAGAACTTGCAGTGTGGAGGAAGCTGTGTGAGGCACCAGACCCTGTGCTTCTGCAGGCCATTTCCTGAAAACCCCGGTTAGAAAGGTTGGGTTTAGTGTGACTTGCTTGAGCAAGAGTCCTTGGGAGAGATTTTGAGGTTTAATTTAATGATATCTCCAGAGCTAACAGTGACTCAATTCAGCTAGTTCCGCAAGTCAGATGTAAACTTAGAGTCTCCTTTGTGAAGGGTTTGGGTCTGAGCTGTATAGTATGTCAGTCGGTAAGCCAGTCCTTCACCCTCTGATAGATATTCCTTTAATTCACCAGACTTCATGTTGGATACATTATTAATAGTTGaaattgtttctcttcttttgtattttcccaGTTAATAGATGGCTACTGTTTCcacaatgttttatattttcagctttttgtCACTTAACTGtaattacttaattttatttttttaaagcttgttGCGGTCTAATGAGAAGTATTTTTCAGTGCATAATGTTTTCCCGAGCTTCTGTTAATGCCATCCcaatgtagttttgttttgttgaacagaaaccaaaataaatttcaaaatgttaaagcaatggatttaatacatttatttattttattttattttatttttgagacagagtcttgctctgtcaccaggctggagtgcagtggtgcgatcttggctcactgcaacctctgcctcccaggttcaagcgattctcctgcctcagcctcctgagtagctgggactacaggtgcacgccaccacgcccaggtaatttttgtatttttagtggagacgcagtttcaccatgttggccaggattggtctcaatctcttccccgtgatccgcccacctcagcctcccaaagtgctgggattacaggcgtgagccacggcacccggtcAATAAATTTATGAATATTACATTAAGATGAACTACAATAAGACCTTTGGCATGTCAGTTTAACATAAGTGAAAGGTCCTTTTTATGCCTTTTGAGccttccttcaccttccatccAACACACACAGGTACCAGTAAATTGCAGATGCCATTTTTGGGCTTTGCACACTTTCTCTGGCTTTCCATCTTCTGCTCCTGACCAACTCTCCTACCACCTGACTCCTCCCAGCCTGGCTGCCTCTGTTGCTTTCAGGAGCTGGGCCATTGCTGGGAACACTCTGTTGCCTCCCTGTGCTGTCCCCTGCTGTGCCATTGTCTGGAATGCCTTGCAGCCGGTCTCAACACAATAAAGTATTCATCTAACCAGTCCATGACCTGACTCCTGACATCACCCTTCGCTGCATCACCCTTCCCTGCATATTTGGAGGATGAGGCTTGATTGAGGCTCAGGTACTGAGCTCCCCGAAGGTGCCTTGATGCTGGCACATGGAGAACCAGATGCCACTCCGATCATAAGGAAGACAGACCCAGGACTTCCATATGAATTGGATATGATCATCTGACGTGCCCCCTAATAACTGATGGATCCCGCTGTTACCCCAAAGCTCCAGACCACACCGGGCCAGACACAGGCATTTCCTGTCCCCTGaagagccactgaacccagcacAAAAGAGATCTAGAGCTCTCCAAACCTATGGAATGGCAACCAAAACCATGCCCAGGTTTTGAGTTAAGCCTCATTAGTCTCCCTTCTCCCTCGACGGTGTAGAACTGTGCAGCACAGCACTAAGTGAATGAGAGCAGAAGCCTCAGGACAGAACTGAACCCACCAGCTTTAGCTGACAACACTGCCAGGGGTTCTATCCACCAATGGAATTTTCTCTTTGATCACTGAGTGAGGAGGCATGGGTGAGGGATGCAGAGTGCTGCTTGTCATGAGACATCAAGCTATCCAAGTCAATATCCTGTTAGTAGGGACAGGATGCTATAAAAGGCATAATAATCTCACCTGCCCCAGCTGGAAGCAATGATTCCATTGCCCCAGATTCGGAATTGTGATTTAAACTAGGCCTCTCTTCAGGAATCAGAACCAAATTAGAGTGCCTTATATGTGCAAGGAACTAATGCAGAAAGACATTATGGGTAAGTCAAGGGAGATGCCCCAGCCATTGGGCAGATTCTTCTGGCTCCTCCCTGATGGAACTAATTCTTCTTCTGTGCCTGGATCCTAGAGCCAAGATCCTTAAGGTCTGAGTACAAGTTCCGCTTCAGGATGGCACTGCTGCACAGCAGGGCACCTTGCAGGGCCCTGACCAGCCCACAGGTGAAGATATCCTGGCCTAGGAGGCAAGAGCAGAGGCCCCTGAGCGTGACCCAGGCAGGCCCAGGGGAGGGTGGGGCCCTGGTGCTCTTCCCTCCACATGAGGGCCACCCAGAGCTGGCTCCAATCAGAAACGGGGCCACAGCCTGCCCAGGCAGCCCTGCTCAGGGGATGGGAAGCTGCAGGGGACAGCAGGGCCTAAGGACAGGAACAGAGGACGTTGGGTGACAGGGGCCCAGGGTCTCAGGTCCTGACAACATGGGGCAGTGAGTATACCTGTCAGGTAGAGGTTGGGGATGGGGCTCTGGGCCCTCAAGGAGGCCATCACACGAGGGTGCAGGCGGCCCAGGTCATGGTCAGCCCCGTAGCAGGCACCTCGGGGAGCAGCCAGATAGAACTGGCTGGTGAGTGGGGATCCTGCAGTCACACTCTCCACCTGAGGACACAAAGGGTGGGGCAGGCACGTGAGATCCTGActcccctccctcttccactGTCTCCCATTTGCTGACTGCGGGTATGGGTGCCCTGTCCTTCCCTGGGGCTCATGTCGTGGGGCCCAATTCCCCTGTCTTTGCAAGGGAAGGGCAGAAATGGCACCATGAGGTCCGTCACCACCCCAAATATTTTACCCCCTACCTTCCCCTCCAGCTGTGGGAACAGTTTCATGACCACTGACATAGAGGCTTCCACAAAGGAGTTTTTGAAGGTCTCATAGTCACTGCCCCGCTTTCCCTTCGGCTCCGCCTGCCACTCCTCAAACCACTCGTAGGCGCTGGGTATGAGCATGATCATGCTGGACCGGTCTGGGGGTCAGAGCTGATATTACTACTGCCcggcccctccctccagcccctcacCCGGGACCCGCAGCCCCACCTGGGAATCGGTCCTCCCAGGTCGGATCCTTGGCTGATGGGAAAGCGATGAACAGAAGAGGGATGTGTTCCGCAGCCTCTTCCCTGGGCATGGAGACGTAGCGTTCCATCCTGCGTGTGACAGGAGTGTGGTGTGATCTCCAGGCTTTTGTCCTCAAAACTCCAGAACTACTGCAAGGACTGCTCAGCCCTAGGGACTCCCCACAGGGGTGAAACTGAGCCACAGCCTTGAGGTGACAAACTTCCAGGAACAAATTAGATATTGCCCATTTCCTCCCATTCCATATCCTCTGCTCATTCTCTGAGTCAAGCAGGGAGGCACAggccacacacgcacacacacacacacacgtgcgcctTACGCCTGGTCCAT
This region of Rhinopithecus roxellana isolate Shanxi Qingling chromosome 17, ASM756505v1, whole genome shotgun sequence genomic DNA includes:
- the LOC104659735 gene encoding all-trans-retinol 13,14-reductase-like, with amino-acid sequence MPDTLQKPEPSFLSPMYTGRSQTLSQALVPAGVSVRKGHELVNIYCPVVVSNAGLFNTYEHLLPENTRCLPGVKQQLGMVRPGLGMMSVFICLQGTKEDLHLPSTNCYVYYDTDMDQAMERYVSMPREEAAEHIPLLFIAFPSAKDPTWEDRFPDRSSMIMLIPSAYEWFEEWQAEPKGKRGSDYETFKNSFVEASMSVVMKLFPQLEGKVESVTAGSPLTSQFYLAAPRGACYGADHDLGRLHPRVMASLRAQSPIPNLYLTGQDIFTCGLVRALQGALLCSSAILKRNLYSDLKDLGSRIQAQKKN